AGCAGACTCAAGAGCAGAAATACTATTTATCATTTGTGTCCAAACTACAAAGGATTCTTCATTGCTCCAATTGGAAATCAAGTTCAAAAAGTTTGTTGTAGAAGTGTAGCCCGAGGAGGCCAAAGACTTAACGTCAGCAACAAGACCTGTTCTATCCTCGACTGACAAAAATTCGGCTTGCTTACTTAATTTTGCCCATCTTTCATCACTGTAGCATGTTACATAAACACCAGCTTGATTACCATTAATcttaaaaaattcattgtCCTTTAGTTCAATAGTCTTCTCTCTCTCATCTAGATTAATGTTATTGTCAATGCCATCCTTGGTCTTAATTGCCAAGAATACAGGATATAGAGTTTCATCCTCTTCAGGCTTGACATCGCCAGTGGACAAAAATCTGTGTTGCGTGAAGCTGATCTTTTCGCCTTCTTCATTAACAGTAACAATTGGGTATCCAATCTGTTTTGTCCAAATATTCATAACCTTGGTGACATCCTTCCCGGAAGCTTCTGAAAGAGAGTCCCATAAATCTTCAGTTTTAGCATTACCATACTTGAACttattcaaatattcaGCAACACCcttaatgaaaatatctTCACCCAACCATTTTGAAATCATTCTTAGCAGAGAAGAACCCTTGGAGTACGAAATTGCATCAAAGATTTGATTGATTTCATCCGCGTTCTTCACAGGTACTTCAATTGGATGAGATGATCTCAAAGAATCAAGTGATAAAGCACGTTGCAAACTATCGGCAACGTACTGTTGCCAGACGTTCCATTGTGGCTGAAACTCGTTACAAGAGTACCAAGACATCCAAGTTGCAAAACCTTCGTTTAGCCACAGACCTTCCCACCAATCCATGGTAACCAAGTTACCAAACCATTGATGAGCCAATTCATGTTGAATAACTTCAGCAACTCTTTGGATACGGTCCAGAGTGGAGTTCTCCTTATCAAGTAGTAAATCGACGACCCTGTAAGTCACTAGACCCCAGTTTTCCATCGCACCAGCTGAGAATTCATGAACAGCAACCATATCCATCTTTGGAAGAGGATACTCAATATCAAATGTggattcaaaaaatttcaatgtTCTAGCAGTCAATGAAGCTGCAAACTCACCTAGATGTTCATCACCTGGAGTAGAATAAATACGCACAGGAATACGGAATTCTTTACTTTCAACATACTTCAATTCTGCAACAATGAAGGCAATCAGATAAGTAGACATCTTTGGAGTTGTGTTAAACTTTGTAATCTTCTTTTCACCCTCAATAGTCTCAGATTTGACATCCATATTGGACAATTGAGTCAAATGCTTGTCAGAAATCAAAGTCACATCAAAGGTTGATTTTAAGTTTGGCTCGTCAAAACAAGGGAAAGCTCTTCTAGCATCAGTTGCTTCCATCTGGGTGGTGGCCATATATTTGGTCTCACCAGTCTGCTTGTCCTCGTACTTGGCTCTGTAGAAACCTGCCATCTGATCATTCAGGATACCAATGAACTTGATCTCCAGTTTGACTGATTTCTTCTCAGACAGGGTACCTTTCTCAAAGACAAATTCGGTGACTTGGGCAGCTTCATCAACCTTGATTTCACTTGGAGTGATGGAACCATCCAGTGTCACAGCCTTGATATCAATCTCAAGGGTGTTCAGACTGATAGAGTCCACAGTACTATCATTGACCTGTAGGTCAATGGTTACAGAACCATCAAACTtaaaagtttcaaaagatGGCTCCAGCACTAAATCGTAGTGCAGTGGAGTGACATTACTAGGCAGAATTTCACGATCCATTCCTAGTATATTGTTAAAGTCTCTTCGAATCTATTATTCCTCAGTGGTTAAAAGCAGGACTACCAAGACACAACTTTATTACTACTGTGCAAAACTTTAAATAACCCAACTTCTTTGCTAATTGTAATACTCGATGAGCATCAACTGGAAATTTCCAACTCAACCACTCAAgtttgatgaaaaaaaaatgtgtCAACAAAgcagagaaaaaaaaaaggtcCAGAACAGCGCTGCAAAGGATAAATTGGACTGGAATTTCCTGAAAATCGGTTGGTGCAGAGAACATTCGTTGCATCTGACACATTTCCCAATTGGGAAACCTTCTAGAAGTCCAATCTTGGCTTTGCCTTTGAAGCACAACTTTTAAGGTTTTAGGAACTGATCGATGCAAAATGGAGTTGTCTAGCGCTATAGTGTTGTTGGTACCTTTGATACACATATGCCAATGCATATTTGCCAGCGGCTACCTCTTATACTAGTAATATTGTTGCGTTTTAAACCTCGTTTGCACCGGCAACTGTTTACCTTTGAGTGGATCTTTGTTCCTTTATGTACTGTATGCTGTTATCTCCGGCACCGTCATTTGTTTTATCAGAAAAATATTGACGTAGTTACCCATTGTCAGTGTAAGTTATTGTGCTTCTCTGATTCCATGTGAACTTGGCACTATGTGTTGTTTCGAACACTCTACCCCCCTCCTAGCCAAGAGCTTATCGAATTATACAGGAGATAAGCAACATCCCGGAGTTAAAAAAAGTGTATACTTGAACAATGGAAAgctttctgaaaaaaaaaatctgaAAACTGAAAACTTCGATTAACTCCGCgaatgcgatgagctaagcagcaaatatataaatactGGTGTCAAAGGTCTTATTTCATAATTTCAGATTGCTCGACTTCTATATCTTACACTATTACACAACCAAAATCAGCAACAATAGAAAATGTCAGAATCTATATCGATGAAGGACTCAGATTCGTGCAATCAAATAGACGCAGAAAGTAAAAGTGCATTGTCTGCCAATGAGCAAACAGAGTTTGAAGTTAGTTTCAGTGAGGATGGGGATCCAGACCCTGAAAACATTGCCAGACATCTTCCTTTAGTAAGGAAGTACTACATATCTTCGCTAATTACTCTGACATCGACAGTGATAACGATTATATCCTCTTGTTGGTCATTGGCGTCGCCAAATATCATGAAACACTTCCACATATCTCATGAAGTCAGTACATTGGGTATAACCCTGTATATCTTTGGTCTTGGGTTTGGACCACTATTTTTATCACCAATTAGTGAACTATACGGAAGACGTATAACATTCGtatcatcattatttttaagtATAATATGGCAATGCCTGACAACCTGGTCAAAAACCATTGAAGGTGTCTTATTCGGTAGATTCCTTTCAGGGTTTTTTGGATCTGTTTTTCTAAGTGTTGCAGGTGGTGCTATAAGTGATATCTTCAGTAAGAAACAAATCGGTATTCCAATGGCCATCTACACCACTGCCGCCTTTTTGGGTCCATCCCTGGGACCAATTATTAGCGGTGCTTTATATCATGCCAACTATAAATGGACTTTTGTGACATTGCTTATTGCATCAGGTGTATGTTTGACTCTTATTGTTATATCTGTACCGGAAACCTATGCTCCAGTATTATTGATTAAGAAGGCACAGCGGTTAAGAGAAGAGACTGGTGATGATAGATACTACGCACCACTTGAAattacaagaaaagaaactagTATTTTTAAATCTGTCGTTTTATCTGCCAAGAGACCATTCGGTCTGCTGTTGAGAGATCCAATGATGGGTGTACTATGTTTTTATACAGGATTAGTCTTGGCTATTGTTTACCTCTACTTTGTTGCTTTTCCATATGTCTTTGAGACACTCTATCATTTCACTGTCATGGAAGTTGGATGTTCATACATTGGTCTAATGGTGGGTATGCTTTTAGCTTCACCAACAAGTTATATCTTTCAGAAAAGATATGATGCCAAGGTTGAAAGAAACGGTGGTGTGAGAACTCCAGAAATGAGATTCGAGCCTTTATACTACGGTGCTTTTTGTACACCTATAGGATTAATGATATTTGCTTGGACGTGTTACTCACATGTTCACTGGATTGGCCCCCAAATCGGTAGTGCCATCTTTGGTGTAGGTGTTTACTTTGTTTTCGTTGGTGTCTTCGGCTACACTGTTGATGCCTATCGTAAGTACGCTGCTTCCGGCATGGCATGCAACTCATTTGTGAGAAGTGTCATGAGTGGTGTGTTCCCACTTTTCGGACTTCAAATGTATAAAGGTATGGGAGTCAACTGGGCCGGTTTCCTTATTGCCATGGTGACAGTTCTGATGATACCAGtgccatttctttttgacaGATACGGACCATACTTGAGATCAAAATCGCCATATGCATGGGATGATTAATCTGCCTTATCCCTGAATATAACAGCAGCACGAACCATTTGATCTTTTTTTAGtcattttgaaatttaataatagttatatatatatttacgTAGTTGGCACAGTTTATGTGCTGcatttttcattaaaactaataattaatatatcTTTATCATCGACGTCTTAGCgtcttctttatttttccaATATTCACCTGGGGGTAGTAACTCAGAGAAGCAAACACACATTCAGGCTAATCACTttgttcaatattattcaatTCAATATCGCACATTTAAAGTATGTAATCCAAAATGAcgtaattttcttttgaatcTCTCGATGCctgaaaattttgatggaaaagaaagaaaactcATAATGGAGCTCTTAGAATATTCCGTGTAGGTTGCCTCTGAGGGACTCTATGTAGTTTAACTCGATGATTTCGAGATGGTTGCAACCATATTTGACATCAAAGATATTGTTTATAGCATCGcaattgtatttttttcttcatatttAAGAGGTTAAGGTCATTTGAGTTTCTTTCTGTCCTTGTGTCCACTTGTAATTTTGAGTTTTAATATTCCaataaatttaaagaaTAACGATAAGTTTTTTTCGCATACCGATTTGCACTCAcataaattgaaaagatgACCGCTAGCGCTGCTCCAAGACTATTATTCCTACACGGGTTTTTGCAAAATGGTAAAGTATTCTCAGAGAAGTCTTCCGGTATCAGAAAgttgttgaagaaggcTGACATACAGTGCGATTATATCGATGCTCCAGTTATGCTTGAGAAGAAAGATTTGCCATTTGAAATGGATGATGAAAAATGGGCTGCAACTCTAGAGGCAGATGTCAACAGAGCTTGGTTCTATCACAGTGAAATCTCCAAAGAACTGGACTTGACTGAAGCTATTAACACCGTTGCTAATCATATAAAGGAAAATGGGCCATACGATGGTATTGTTGGATTTTCTCAAGGTGCTGCTCTATCTACTATCATCACTAACAAGATCTCTGAACTGGTACCTAGTCATCCAGAATTCAAAGTCAGTTTAGTCATTTCTGGTTATTCATTTACTGAACCAGATCCAGAAAATCCAGGTCAATTGAGAATCACAGAAAAGTACAGAGAATCATTCAAGCCAAACCCTGAATCACAAACTAAAATGCTATTTGTATATGGTGCCTCCGATATGGCTGTGCCTTCTGAGAGATCCAAGTATCTATACAACTTGTACAAGGAATCTTTTGGAGAAGATGCGGAAGGTACAAAATTGCATGCATTTGAACATCCAGGTGGCCATATGGTTCCAAACAAAAAGGACATTATCAGACCAATTGTTGAACAAATTACATCATCTTTATAGATTTTAGCATGATAGCCCCCTGTATGCCGATTTCCAAATGGTTTAACGGGAATTGCACTTCCCATTTATAGACTACCCGATAAATACACGTTCATATAATTAAAGATGACAGCATATTCGCCAAATTCTTTCAATCACCAAGTCCGATGCGCAATCTAAAGTTAGTACACCTTATGGCAACGCCCGACTAAATACTTCTAAATAGGGTATATagtaaaaacaaaatcagTGTCACAACAAACTATGAGATTGCTTATCGTATATGATTTACAAAAAGCTAACGTTGGGAACCTATGCATGTCATGATATGCATAACAGCTCTATGTTTATTGCCTTTAAAGTATATATTGGTAGCAATTTACGAAAATTTTAAGAGTGTCTATTTCCCGTTGCGTAGGATTGGCATCGGTGAACTCAACTAGGATTCAATTAACGTGAACCTTATGAGTTATTGCAGCTTAGATTAATATACACATGGTAACTATCGGTATAGACTCACTAAGGACATTATTACACTGTAGTTGATAGGGGATCAAGAGATTTTTCCGGCTCTTTGTGCATTTGAAAGTTAACCAAGATAGACAAGATTTCGAGGGATTTTCAGGTTAAGaagtttcattttattaACGTGAGTAACCTGGCTACTAAACATTGAATAGAGCATCATTGTAATCATAAGTAGTTAAAGATTTCAAGTTGTGAGGCGGTAGAAGTATTTGCAAAATTACATTAAACTCAAAAGTGGCATAATCAAAAGACACACCAAACAGGATAAGCCAACATGCCAGTAGCACGAGaaagttcaagaaattcTCTATCACAGATGTTTCTGCGAGAAGAGAGCGAGGAACTACCGATGATAGCTACATCATCAAGGATGCAAAATCTAATTAGGATCGGTAAGAAATATGCGCGATTTATTGGGCCTGGCCTCATGGTATCAGTCTCATATATGGATCCCGGTAATTATAGTACAGCGGTAGCAGCCGGTTCTGCTCACAAGTACAAGCTACTGTTTTCGATGTTTGTTTCTAACCTCATGGCGGGATTTCTACAATGTTTATGCGCGAGATTAGGCGCAGTTACGGGACTTGATTTGGCTCAAAATTGTAAGAAGCATTTACCATATGGACTTAACATAACACTTTATATTTTAGCTGAGATAGCAATCATTGCGACAGATTTAGCAGAAGTTGTGGGAACTGCGATCTCACTGAATATTCTATTGGGGATTCCACTACCCATCGGAGTTGTTTTGACCGTTATTGATGTTCTTATCGTGTTAATGGCGTACAAGCCCAATGGGGATCTAAAACTTATAAGATACTTTGAACTCTTTGTCTCCTTTTTGGTTATTTGTACTGTTATCTGTTTTGCAATTGAGCTTTTTTATGTCAAATTGGGTCCAGCTTCGGATATTTTCAAGGGATTTTTACCAAGTAAAGCTGTCATTGAGGGTGATGGGTTGTATTTAAGTTTAGCCATTTTAGGTGCTACTGCAATGCCTCATTCCTTGTATCTGGGTTCAGGGGTGGTTCAGCCAAGATTGAGAGACTATGATATCAAGCACGGTTATTACTCACCAGATGAGCTCGATATTGATAATAACCATCAGGATTATAAGCCTTCTCTTGAGTCAGTACAAGAGACACTACATTACACAGTTGCAGAATTACTAGTTTCCTTATTTACTATAGCTCTTTTTGTGAACTGCGCAATCCTTATTGTTAGTGGTGCCACTTTATTTGAGACTCCCCAGGATGCTGATATTGCt
The Nakaseomyces glabratus chromosome J, complete sequence genome window above contains:
- the SMF2 gene encoding divalent metal ion transporter SMF2 (CAGL0J00407g~Ortholog(s) have inorganic cation transmembrane transporter activity and role in cellular cobalt ion homeostasis, cellular manganese ion homeostasis, cobalt ion transport, manganese ion transport); its protein translation is MPVARESSRNSLSQMFLREESEELPMIATSSRMQNLIRIGKKYARFIGPGLMVSVSYMDPGNYSTAVAAGSAHKYKLLFSMFVSNLMAGFLQCLCARLGAVTGLDLAQNCKKHLPYGLNITLYILAEIAIIATDLAEVVGTAISLNILLGIPLPIGVVLTVIDVLIVLMAYKPNGDLKLIRYFELFVSFLVICTVICFAIELFYVKLGPASDIFKGFLPSKAVIEGDGLYLSLAILGATAMPHSLYLGSGVVQPRLRDYDIKHGYYSPDELDIDNNHQDYKPSLESVQETLHYTVAELLVSLFTIALFVNCAILIVSGATLFETPQDADIADLFSIYELLSNTLSKSAGTIFALALLFSGQSAGIVCTLSGQIVSEGFLNWTIAPALRRSLTRAVAITPCLILVMVSGRSGLSNSLYASQVVLSVLLPFVSAPLLYFTSNKNIMRIEMIDRKLPATSIFSTPGNVEQNKKKYGKVRLDEDEEEVIPLQDMETETETDQSQHQDQNIEYKDMSNSTFVNILAVTVWLLISGLNLYMLKNLDK
- the AAP1 gene encoding arginine/alanine aminopeptidase (CAGL0J00341g~Ortholog(s) have role in glycogen metabolic process, proteolysis and cytoplasm, nucleus localization); the encoded protein is MDREILPSNVTPLHYDLVLEPSFETFKFDGSVTIDLQVNDSTVDSISLNTLEIDIKAVTLDGSITPSEIKVDEAAQVTEFVFEKGTLSEKKSVKLEIKFIGILNDQMAGFYRAKYEDKQTGETKYMATTQMEATDARRAFPCFDEPNLKSTFDVTLISDKHLTQLSNMDVKSETIEGEKKITKFNTTPKMSTYLIAFIVAELKYVESKEFRIPVRIYSTPGDEHLGEFAASLTARTLKFFESTFDIEYPLPKMDMVAVHEFSAGAMENWGLVTYRVVDLLLDKENSTLDRIQRVAEVIQHELAHQWFGNLVTMDWWEGLWLNEGFATWMSWYSCNEFQPQWNVWQQYVADSLQRALSLDSLRSSHPIEVPVKNADEINQIFDAISYSKGSSLLRMISKWLGEDIFIKGVAEYLNKFKYGNAKTEDLWDSLSEASGKDVTKVMNIWTKQIGYPIVTVNEEGEKISFTQHRFLSTGDVKPEEDETLYPVFLAIKTKDGIDNNINLDEREKTIELKDNEFFKINGNQAGVYVTCYSDERWAKLSKQAEFLSVEDRTGLVADVKSLASSGYTSTTNFLNLISNWSNEESFVVWTQMINSISALESAWVFEDESIKTGLKNYVTKLSIEKAHKLGWEFSNEDSYSTQKLKVLLFDVACSNDDEKAQSAAIDMFNKYISGDKKAIPALIKPSVFNTVASKGGEESYQKLYNIYKNPMATDEKLAALRALGKFKEDKLITKTLSYLLDGTVLSQDFYIPMQGLRTHKEGILAMWEFLKQNWTEIIKKLQPGSPVLGGVLTVSVSSLASVEKIDDVKQFFSDKPTKGFDQTLAQALDTATSKSKWVARDGEVVRKYLEDNGYFIN
- the FSH1 gene encoding putative serine hydrolase (CAGL0J00385g~Ortholog(s) have cytoplasm, nucleus localization); this translates as MTASAAPRLLFLHGFLQNGKVFSEKSSGIRKLLKKADIQCDYIDAPVMLEKKDLPFEMDDEKWAATLEADVNRAWFYHSEISKELDLTEAINTVANHIKENGPYDGIVGFSQGAALSTIITNKISELVPSHPEFKVSLVISGYSFTEPDPENPGQLRITEKYRESFKPNPESQTKMLFVYGASDMAVPSERSKYLYNLYKESFGEDAEGTKLHAFEHPGGHMVPNKKDIIRPIVEQITSSL
- the YHK8 gene encoding Yhk8p (CAGL0J00363g~Putative protein of major facilitator superfamily; gene is downregulated in azole-resistant strain) yields the protein MSESISMKDSDSCNQIDAESKSALSANEQTEFEVSFSEDGDPDPENIARHLPLVRKYYISSLITLTSTVITIISSCWSLASPNIMKHFHISHEVSTLGITLYIFGLGFGPLFLSPISELYGRRITFVSSLFLSIIWQCLTTWSKTIEGVLFGRFLSGFFGSVFLSVAGGAISDIFSKKQIGIPMAIYTTAAFLGPSLGPIISGALYHANYKWTFVTLLIASGVCLTLIVISVPETYAPVLLIKKAQRLREETGDDRYYAPLEITRKETSIFKSVVLSAKRPFGLLLRDPMMGVLCFYTGLVLAIVYLYFVAFPYVFETLYHFTVMEVGCSYIGLMVGMLLASPTSYIFQKRYDAKVERNGGVRTPEMRFEPLYYGAFCTPIGLMIFAWTCYSHVHWIGPQIGSAIFGVGVYFVFVGVFGYTVDAYRKYAASGMACNSFVRSVMSGVFPLFGLQMYKGMGVNWAGFLIAMVTVLMIPVPFLFDRYGPYLRSKSPYAWDD